In one window of Meiothermus sp. DNA:
- a CDS encoding ABC transporter permease subunit, with the protein MYRSPPGARGFLIAIGLLGGALIVAALVGLLIFWGLQAAFPRPVDQSYPGYLILVFGTIVLIPILVMLGRRVPYLTDWYYLLPAITFLLAFTLFPIILTIYYGFTDYTGIRNGKPDRSTETEVVRVEERQLFVDGNAHDLLRCDQPDCAGQALEITTRTQRARVTAEQASGGTITLTAPPPFTPTLVYKINDFQFIGLRNFAEIFSRAGTILIPVLIWNIIFAAGAVFVGAIPGLVLGLMLNNKNLALRGFYRTALIISWAIPVVISVQIFTAMLNVQFGPINRLLGLLGSYPVPWLTDPEWFKMSALLISLWLGFPYWMTATLGALSTIPDDVYEAAKIDGANGLQTLTGITLPLLRQPFIPLVLGSFAFNFNNFGLIYLMGTQPGVEGRPSTAQAADILITWAYKTAFQSDGGQAYGLGGAISILIFFLTVAISLINFRFTGALKEVR; encoded by the coding sequence ATGTATCGATCCCCCCCTGGCGCTCGAGGTTTTTTGATCGCGATTGGGTTGTTGGGTGGAGCCCTGATCGTTGCCGCGCTGGTCGGATTGCTAATTTTCTGGGGTTTGCAAGCTGCTTTCCCCAGGCCGGTGGATCAAAGCTACCCCGGCTACCTCATTCTGGTGTTTGGCACCATTGTCCTTATTCCCATTCTGGTAATGCTGGGGCGGCGGGTTCCCTACCTGACCGACTGGTACTACCTCCTCCCGGCCATCACCTTCTTGCTGGCCTTCACGCTGTTTCCCATCATCCTGACCATCTACTATGGTTTCACCGATTACACCGGCATCCGCAACGGCAAACCCGACCGCTCCACCGAGACCGAGGTTGTGCGCGTGGAAGAACGGCAGTTGTTTGTGGACGGCAACGCCCACGACCTGCTGCGCTGCGACCAGCCCGACTGCGCGGGCCAGGCCCTGGAAATCACCACCCGTACCCAGCGAGCCCGCGTGACCGCAGAGCAGGCCAGCGGGGGCACCATCACCCTCACCGCGCCTCCGCCCTTCACCCCCACCCTGGTCTACAAAATCAACGACTTCCAGTTTATCGGCTTGCGCAATTTTGCCGAGATTTTTAGCCGCGCAGGCACCATTCTGATTCCAGTGCTGATCTGGAACATTATTTTCGCAGCGGGTGCCGTGTTTGTGGGGGCCATCCCGGGACTCGTTCTGGGCCTGATGCTCAACAACAAAAACCTGGCCTTGCGGGGCTTTTATCGCACGGCCCTGATCATCTCCTGGGCCATTCCGGTGGTCATCAGCGTGCAGATTTTCACCGCCATGCTCAACGTGCAGTTTGGCCCCATCAACCGCTTGTTGGGGCTGCTGGGCTCCTATCCGGTTCCCTGGCTTACCGACCCCGAGTGGTTCAAGATGTCGGCCCTGCTTATCAGCCTGTGGCTGGGGTTTCCCTACTGGATGACCGCCACCCTGGGCGCCCTCTCCACCATCCCCGATGATGTGTACGAGGCGGCCAAAATAGACGGGGCCAATGGCCTTCAGACCCTCACCGGTATCACCTTGCCCCTGCTGCGCCAGCCCTTCATCCCATTGGTGCTGGGCTCGTTCGCCTTCAACTTTAACAATTTTGGGCTGATTTATCTCATGGGAACGCAGCCGGGTGTGGAGGGGCGCCCTTCTACCGCCCAGGCCGCCGACATTCTTATTACCTGGGCCTACAAAACGGCTTTCCAGTCCGACGGTGGCCAGGCTTACGGCCTTGGAGGGGCCATATCCATCCTGATTTTCTTCCTCACTGTGGCTATTAGCCTGATTAACTTCCGCTTTACCGGCGCCCTCAAGGAGGTGCGCTGA
- the rph gene encoding ribonuclease PH, translating into MKRKDGRTAQELRPLTLRMGYVEYAEGSALVELGNTRVLVNVSLAEGVPRHVSGREGWLMAEYNLLPRSTKERKERERQKISGRTAEIQRFMGRAFRAALDLSLLPNKTVVIDADVLQADGGTRVASLLGGYAALHMAMDRLVSRGKMDEWPLTEFAAVSVGWMADDSLLLDLTQVEDENAWADLTVVATRSGDIIELHGAGEGRPVPKATYQAMLELGLAQIPEMVRRVHGQLKNRV; encoded by the coding sequence ATGAAACGCAAGGATGGCCGCACGGCCCAGGAGCTGCGTCCCCTCACGCTGCGGATGGGCTACGTAGAGTATGCCGAAGGTTCGGCACTGGTAGAGCTGGGAAATACCCGGGTCCTGGTGAATGTTTCCCTGGCTGAGGGGGTACCCCGGCACGTCTCGGGGCGCGAAGGCTGGCTGATGGCCGAGTACAACTTGTTACCTCGCTCTACCAAAGAACGTAAGGAGCGAGAACGGCAAAAAATTTCGGGCCGTACGGCCGAGATTCAGCGGTTTATGGGTCGGGCCTTTCGGGCTGCGCTGGATTTGAGCTTGTTGCCCAACAAGACGGTAGTGATCGATGCCGATGTGCTCCAGGCCGATGGTGGAACCCGAGTCGCCTCGCTTTTGGGAGGGTATGCCGCTTTGCATATGGCTATGGATCGCCTGGTTAGCCGAGGCAAGATGGACGAATGGCCCCTGACCGAGTTTGCAGCAGTCAGCGTGGGGTGGATGGCGGATGACAGCCTGCTGCTGGATTTGACCCAGGTTGAGGACGAGAACGCCTGGGCCGATCTGACGGTGGTGGCCACCCGGTCGGGCGACATCATCGAGCTACATGGAGCGGGCGAGGGCCGCCCGGTGCCCAAAGCCACCTATCAGGCCATGCTGGAACTGGGGCTGGCCCAAATTCCCGAGATGGTGCGGCGGGTACATGGACAGCTAAAAAACCGGGTTTGA
- a CDS encoding SDR family oxidoreductase translates to MTSLRGKVALVTGASSGIGLEIARQLVASGVGVGLFARSQAKLARLAGELGSGLALPGDITRYEDVERAVHQLEAHFGGLDYLINNAGVGIFKPVHELSPDEWQQVLQTNLTGPFFATRAAVPAMQKRGGGHIINIGSLAGKNAFANGAAYNASKFGLLGFSEASMLDLRYYGIRVSSILPGSVDTPFAGNSTGAAWKIQPQDIAQAVLYLLQSDPRIIPSQLDLRPSQPPRK, encoded by the coding sequence ATGACAAGTTTGCGTGGAAAAGTCGCTTTGGTTACGGGGGCTTCCTCGGGCATCGGCCTGGAGATCGCCAGGCAACTGGTTGCGAGTGGGGTAGGGGTAGGGTTGTTTGCCCGTAGCCAGGCCAAGTTAGCCCGCCTTGCGGGGGAGTTGGGTAGCGGCCTGGCCCTGCCAGGAGACATTACCCGTTACGAGGATGTAGAGAGAGCCGTGCACCAGCTCGAGGCCCATTTTGGCGGCCTGGACTACCTGATCAACAATGCTGGGGTGGGCATTTTCAAGCCCGTCCACGAACTGAGTCCCGACGAGTGGCAGCAGGTGCTGCAAACCAACCTGACCGGACCTTTTTTTGCCACCAGAGCTGCCGTGCCCGCCATGCAGAAGCGGGGCGGGGGCCACATCATTAATATCGGTTCCCTGGCGGGGAAGAACGCTTTTGCGAACGGGGCAGCCTACAACGCCAGCAAGTTTGGCCTGCTGGGCTTTTCCGAAGCCTCCATGCTGGATCTGCGCTACTACGGAATTCGGGTCAGCAGCATCCTGCCCGGTTCCGTAGACACGCCCTTTGCCGGCAACAGCACCGGAGCTGCCTGGAAAATCCAGCCCCAGGATATTGCCCAGGCAGTGTTATACCTGCTGCAAAGCGACCCCCGCATCATTCCCAGTCAGCTTGATCTGCGCCCCAGTCAGCCTCCAAGGAAGTGA
- a CDS encoding succinic semialdehyde dehydrogenase, which produces MLETGRLRAVNPPREAPQFTPELLERLARRVSLWGERARQTLYSPFDGSVLGAIPICTPEDVEQAVRLARTAQAAWAKVDPKARARIMLRFHDLLLKRQEEILDLTQYETGKARRDAQEELLDSAIVAQFYATRSPGWLRPRRTGGTFVGLTQTWEYRHPVGVVGVISPWNYPLVMAVSEPIPALMAGNAVVLKPDPQTTFTALWIQALMEEAGLPAELFQIVTGGAEVGAALVASADFIALTGSTPTGRKVARQAGERLIGVSLELGGKNPMLVLEDANLEAAVDGAIHGAFANAGQLCVSLERIYVHEKVFEAFTKRLVEKTLNLRLGATLDHRSQMGSLTVQRQFDTVLAHVQDAVAKGARVLAGGRPRPDLGPLFFEPTILTGVTPEMRVYGEETFGPVVSLYRFSDLEQVLTLINHSEYGLNASVWTKDLRKGREVAARIQAGTVNINESYAAAWASMDAPMGGFKASGLGRRHGREGLYRFTEVQTIAIERLIPVTGPTWLPRGWYGRIVTAALRGFKWLTRLWYRV; this is translated from the coding sequence ATGCTCGAGACCGGACGCCTTCGCGCGGTCAATCCTCCCCGCGAGGCCCCTCAGTTCACCCCCGAACTGTTAGAACGGCTGGCCAGGCGGGTATCGCTATGGGGCGAACGGGCCCGACAGACCCTGTACTCCCCCTTCGATGGAAGCGTGCTGGGGGCCATTCCGATTTGCACCCCCGAGGATGTAGAGCAGGCCGTCCGGCTCGCCAGAACGGCCCAGGCCGCCTGGGCTAAAGTGGATCCCAAAGCCAGGGCGCGCATCATGCTGCGCTTTCACGACCTGCTCCTAAAGCGGCAGGAAGAAATCCTCGACCTGACCCAGTACGAAACCGGCAAGGCCCGCCGCGATGCCCAGGAGGAGCTGTTGGACTCGGCCATCGTGGCGCAGTTCTACGCTACCCGTAGCCCCGGCTGGCTGCGGCCAAGGCGCACCGGCGGTACTTTTGTGGGCCTGACCCAGACCTGGGAGTACCGCCACCCGGTGGGGGTGGTGGGGGTGATCTCGCCCTGGAACTACCCACTGGTCATGGCGGTCAGTGAGCCGATTCCGGCCCTGATGGCAGGCAATGCGGTGGTGCTCAAGCCCGACCCCCAGACCACTTTTACGGCTTTGTGGATTCAGGCCCTGATGGAGGAGGCCGGTCTGCCAGCCGAGCTGTTTCAAATTGTGACCGGCGGGGCGGAGGTGGGAGCGGCCCTGGTGGCCTCGGCCGACTTCATCGCCCTGACCGGCAGCACCCCCACCGGGCGCAAGGTGGCCCGGCAGGCCGGTGAGCGGCTGATAGGGGTGAGCCTCGAGCTCGGCGGCAAAAACCCCATGCTGGTGCTGGAGGATGCCAACCTCGAGGCTGCCGTGGACGGGGCCATTCACGGGGCCTTTGCCAATGCGGGGCAGCTTTGCGTCTCGCTCGAGCGCATATATGTCCACGAAAAAGTCTTCGAGGCCTTTACTAAGCGCTTAGTGGAAAAAACCCTGAATCTGCGCCTGGGGGCCACCCTTGACCACCGCTCGCAGATGGGCTCCCTGACCGTGCAGCGGCAGTTCGACACCGTGCTGGCCCACGTGCAGGACGCGGTAGCCAAAGGGGCCAGGGTGCTGGCGGGCGGGCGGCCCAGGCCCGACCTGGGCCCGCTCTTTTTCGAGCCGACCATCCTTACAGGCGTCACCCCAGAGATGCGCGTGTACGGCGAGGAGACCTTTGGCCCGGTGGTGAGCCTGTACCGGTTTAGCGACCTCGAGCAGGTACTCACCCTCATCAACCACAGCGAGTATGGCCTCAATGCCAGTGTCTGGACCAAAGACCTTCGTAAGGGCCGCGAAGTGGCCGCGCGCATCCAGGCCGGAACGGTCAACATCAACGAGAGCTACGCCGCGGCCTGGGCCTCGATGGACGCCCCCATGGGCGGCTTCAAGGCCTCGGGTCTGGGGCGGCGGCACGGCAGGGAAGGGCTCTACCGCTTTACCGAGGTGCAGACCATTGCCATCGAGCGCCTGATTCCCGTCACTGGCCCGACCTGGCTTCCGAGGGGCTGGTACGGGCGCATCGTCACGGCAGCCTTGCGGGGCTTCAAGTGGCTGACCCGCCTGTGGTACCGGGTATAG
- a CDS encoding metalloenzyme, producing MAFLFVDGLGLSDDLRSPLRRLTLPTLRALSGGFGRQPISKSHLAYRVLDARLGVEGLPQSGTGQTTLLTGHNAAMLLGHHQGPHPFSKLQKLLQQDSLQVWAVQQGLRVLHANAYRREYLERVRESRRNLLSAFGFAARAANLELLPIEHPKAFLPAFWPGPEAAGERLARTAREHDLTILESWALDYSAHRLPDKLDERFVELDRFLYGFLNASAGVTLILTADHGNAEEPWHAQHTLNPVPLVVYGPLARTIYEVQSLTDLAPWLKQQLG from the coding sequence CTGGCGTTTTTGTTTGTGGATGGCCTGGGACTCTCCGACGACCTCCGCAGCCCCCTTCGGCGCTTGACTTTGCCCACCCTGCGGGCTTTGAGCGGTGGGTTTGGTCGCCAGCCGATTAGCAAGTCCCATCTGGCCTATCGCGTCCTGGATGCGCGGCTTGGGGTAGAGGGCTTGCCGCAGTCGGGCACGGGCCAGACCACCTTGCTGACCGGGCACAACGCGGCCATGTTGCTGGGCCATCACCAGGGGCCGCACCCCTTTAGCAAGCTGCAAAAGCTGCTGCAACAGGATAGCCTCCAGGTCTGGGCCGTGCAGCAGGGCTTGCGGGTTTTGCACGCCAACGCCTACCGGCGCGAGTATCTGGAAAGGGTAAGGGAGAGCCGCCGTAATCTGCTTTCGGCCTTTGGATTTGCCGCCAGAGCAGCCAACCTGGAGCTTCTTCCCATCGAGCACCCCAAGGCCTTTTTGCCTGCCTTCTGGCCAGGGCCGGAAGCTGCAGGCGAGCGCCTGGCCCGGACAGCCCGAGAGCACGATCTGACCATCTTGGAAAGCTGGGCCCTGGATTATTCGGCCCACCGCTTACCGGATAAGCTCGACGAGCGCTTTGTAGAGCTGGATCGGTTTCTGTACGGCTTTCTGAACGCAAGCGCTGGCGTCACACTAATCCTCACCGCCGACCACGGCAATGCCGAAGAACCCTGGCATGCCCAGCACACCCTCAATCCGGTGCCACTGGTGGTTTATGGCCCCCTGGCCAGGACAATTTACGAAGTGCAAAGCCTTACCGACCTGGCCCCCTGGCTAAAGCAGCAACTGGGCTAG
- a CDS encoding S1C family serine protease, with translation MRRFWIIFAVVAYLGTLAAVIHAQPVQTPGTLTAEIQSALEQVYTRALPGAVRIETIPEGTGSGFFISADGLVMTAYHVIEDTQSFRVVNSKNESFPAELVGYDEFRDIAILRARVNAPVPFLALETRQGPRVGEPLLAIGNSRGAFIAPRYGLVNTVERDIFPFFNSIAISTTIPLAPGDSGGPVINQAGRVVAVVVAIGRPNGVFESYLSPLLGLDEVIGQLKTGRKRDVPYIGVQLFQIDDETATTLRIPKEGVLIRGLLRGGAAERAGLRGFAVRRENGQEVYDFDVILEADGRPFNDVTELQRYIRSKEVGDNVTLTIRRGSQTLKIELKLTANPTRRG, from the coding sequence ATGCGGCGTTTTTGGATAATTTTCGCGGTAGTGGCTTACCTCGGCACGCTGGCCGCGGTGATTCATGCACAGCCGGTACAGACGCCCGGAACCCTAACCGCTGAAATTCAAAGCGCCCTCGAGCAGGTCTACACCCGCGCCCTCCCAGGGGCGGTACGCATCGAGACAATCCCCGAAGGCACGGGTTCCGGTTTTTTTATCAGCGCGGATGGGCTGGTCATGACGGCTTATCACGTGATTGAAGATACGCAGAGTTTTCGGGTGGTGAACTCTAAAAATGAGTCGTTCCCCGCAGAATTGGTGGGCTATGACGAGTTTCGCGATATTGCCATCTTGCGCGCCCGGGTGAATGCCCCGGTGCCGTTCCTGGCGCTCGAGACCAGACAGGGTCCACGTGTAGGCGAGCCTTTGCTGGCCATTGGGAACTCGAGGGGGGCCTTTATTGCGCCGCGCTATGGGCTGGTTAATACCGTCGAACGTGACATTTTCCCCTTCTTCAACTCTATCGCTATCTCTACCACCATTCCCCTGGCCCCCGGTGACTCGGGCGGCCCGGTAATCAACCAGGCCGGGCGGGTGGTTGCGGTGGTGGTGGCGATTGGCCGGCCCAACGGGGTGTTTGAGAGCTACCTGTCGCCTTTACTGGGCCTGGATGAGGTGATAGGCCAGCTAAAAACAGGCCGTAAACGCGATGTGCCTTATATTGGAGTGCAACTTTTCCAGATTGATGATGAAACCGCTACCACGCTGCGCATCCCCAAGGAAGGGGTTTTGATCCGGGGGCTGTTGCGGGGTGGGGCTGCCGAACGAGCGGGCCTGCGTGGCTTTGCGGTGCGCCGGGAGAATGGCCAGGAAGTCTACGATTTTGACGTAATCCTCGAGGCCGATGGTAGACCTTTCAACGATGTCACCGAGCTCCAGCGCTATATCCGCAGCAAAGAGGTAGGTGACAACGTGACCCTGACCATAAGGCGGGGCAGCCAGACCCTCAAGATTGAACTCAAACTCACCGCCAATCCAACCCGGCGTGGCTAG
- a CDS encoding OsmC family protein, translating to MPIRSANAVWKGTLKEGQGHLKLESGVYEGPYTWASRFADASGTNPEELMGAAHAGCYAMFLSALLTNNNTPPEELNATAKVHLGDGPTVTKIELHLVAKVPGIDADKFQELAQEAKAKCPISKALAAVPEITLEARLA from the coding sequence ATGCCCATACGTTCAGCCAACGCGGTCTGGAAAGGTACCCTGAAGGAAGGTCAAGGCCACCTGAAACTAGAAAGCGGGGTGTACGAGGGCCCTTATACCTGGGCCTCGAGGTTCGCCGATGCCAGCGGCACCAACCCCGAGGAACTGATGGGCGCGGCCCATGCCGGCTGCTACGCCATGTTTCTTTCGGCTTTGCTCACCAACAACAACACCCCGCCCGAAGAACTGAATGCTACTGCCAAGGTACACCTAGGCGACGGCCCCACCGTCACCAAAATCGAGCTTCATCTGGTGGCTAAAGTGCCCGGTATTGATGCAGACAAGTTTCAGGAGCTGGCCCAGGAAGCCAAGGCTAAGTGTCCCATTTCCAAAGCCTTGGCGGCGGTTCCCGAAATTACCCTCGAGGCCCGACTGGCCTGA
- a CDS encoding RNA polymerase sigma factor: MEPDTALLSCLAKGDERALEELYRRYSPSLYALLLRMLQSREEAEEILQDSFVQLYREAARYQPERGSVTAFLFTIGRNLALSRLRSRKARPQKLEDHDLHSPDQELGLWREDDPTDRILVRRALQRLEPSDRQLLEEAFFDGFSHTELAERHQLPLGTVKTRLRRALLKLRAYLGGPQVSEEA, encoded by the coding sequence GTGGAGCCAGACACTGCCCTGCTGTCGTGCCTTGCCAAAGGGGATGAGCGTGCGTTGGAAGAGCTATACCGTCGCTATAGCCCCTCGCTGTACGCGCTTCTCCTGCGGATGCTCCAGAGCCGCGAGGAGGCCGAAGAGATTTTGCAAGATAGTTTTGTCCAGCTTTACCGGGAGGCCGCCCGTTACCAGCCGGAGCGCGGCAGCGTGACGGCATTTTTATTCACCATCGGGCGTAATTTAGCCCTCTCGCGTTTACGCAGCCGCAAGGCCAGGCCCCAGAAACTGGAAGACCACGACCTGCACAGCCCGGATCAGGAGCTGGGCCTGTGGCGGGAGGACGATCCCACCGACCGGATTCTGGTACGCCGGGCCTTGCAAAGGCTCGAGCCCTCCGACCGCCAACTGTTAGAAGAAGCCTTTTTCGATGGCTTTAGCCACACTGAGCTGGCCGAGCGCCATCAGCTACCTTTGGGTACGGTCAAGACCCGGCTGCGCCGGGCCCTGCTCAAGCTACGCGCGTACCTGGGCGGGCCGCAGGTTTCGGAGGAAGCATGA
- a CDS encoding anti-sigma factor domain-containing protein has translation MKDLRELLPDYALGLLEGEEKTRLEQALQSSAELRQELLELQAALLRLPESLPPVTPPPRVWARIQQRTHPRRNFLRWAAAVLVVAALGLGGWGVGLYRQYQTLAQEQAKVARWLVDPEVKWQLIKNSEGQSFGTMLWREEGPCLMVLREPPPPGRVYQAWGRKNGEEPVSLGVFSGRVFETNYEGFDFMGVSLEPPGGSPQPTEPLGRVPTS, from the coding sequence ATGAAAGACCTCCGCGAACTGCTGCCCGACTACGCCCTGGGCCTACTGGAGGGCGAGGAAAAGACCCGGCTCGAGCAAGCCCTGCAATCCTCTGCCGAACTGCGTCAGGAACTCCTGGAGCTTCAGGCGGCGCTGCTGCGCCTCCCCGAGAGCCTGCCGCCGGTAACGCCACCCCCGCGCGTATGGGCCCGGATTCAGCAAAGAACCCACCCCAGGCGGAATTTCTTGCGTTGGGCGGCTGCGGTGTTGGTAGTGGCGGCGCTGGGTTTGGGGGGCTGGGGCGTGGGTCTGTACCGGCAGTACCAGACACTCGCTCAGGAACAGGCCAAGGTAGCCCGCTGGCTGGTCGACCCCGAGGTGAAGTGGCAACTCATCAAGAACAGCGAAGGCCAGTCCTTTGGCACCATGCTCTGGCGGGAGGAGGGGCCCTGCTTGATGGTGCTGCGCGAGCCTCCGCCTCCAGGCAGGGTCTACCAGGCCTGGGGCCGCAAGAACGGCGAAGAGCCGGTCTCGCTGGGGGTTTTTTCGGGGCGAGTGTTCGAAACCAACTACGAAGGGTTCGACTTTATGGGGGTGAGCCTCGAGCCCCCCGGCGGCAGCCCCCAGCCCACCGAACCCCTGGGCCGGGTGCCCACCTCGTAG
- a CDS encoding maltose ABC transporter substrate-binding protein: MKKGLLIAAIAALGLVGSALAQGRLTVWTHYGGPELAWLKQTAANFAKSSGTQVEIVEVPFGDIQNKFILGAPQGQAADLVVSIPHDWVGAMAAAGVLEPMGKYATSSYIQSLSDVAVEALTYRNQLFALPMFAESVALIYNKKLVKEAPKTWDEFLKIAQDNTKGNSFGFLYDLANPYFNYGWFTAYGATVFGRTAQGVDASQTRLGGDAGNRAVSFIKDLRYRYRLIPEGVDYGVADSAFKEGALAMILNGPWAIGDYKKANIDFGIAPIPNPPGGQQWRPFVGVQGVAMNAYSRNKTAAANFAKLLVSTQNQIAFNKAGGRLPVSKQAVQQLRNDPVVAGFSATIALGSPMPNIPEMGKVWGPWGNALSQAVQKSDTNVAQIVAAMVAEINRGLSGR; this comes from the coding sequence ATGAAGAAAGGTCTTTTGATTGCAGCCATAGCGGCCCTGGGTTTGGTGGGCTCGGCTCTGGCGCAGGGCAGGCTTACGGTCTGGACACACTACGGCGGCCCTGAGCTGGCCTGGCTCAAACAAACCGCAGCCAACTTTGCCAAGAGCAGCGGCACCCAGGTGGAGATCGTCGAGGTACCCTTTGGCGATATTCAGAACAAGTTCATCCTGGGAGCGCCCCAGGGCCAGGCTGCCGATCTGGTGGTGAGCATTCCCCACGACTGGGTGGGGGCCATGGCGGCGGCGGGCGTGTTGGAGCCCATGGGCAAGTATGCGACCAGCAGCTACATTCAGAGCCTCTCGGATGTGGCGGTTGAGGCCCTCACCTACCGTAATCAACTCTTTGCCTTGCCAATGTTCGCGGAGTCGGTGGCGCTTATCTACAACAAGAAACTGGTCAAGGAAGCCCCCAAAACCTGGGATGAGTTCCTCAAGATTGCCCAGGACAACACCAAGGGCAATTCCTTCGGGTTCCTCTACGACCTGGCCAACCCCTATTTCAACTACGGCTGGTTCACCGCTTACGGGGCCACGGTGTTTGGTCGTACTGCACAGGGAGTAGACGCCAGCCAAACCCGCCTGGGCGGTGATGCAGGCAACCGTGCGGTGAGCTTCATCAAGGATCTGCGCTACCGTTACCGCCTGATTCCCGAGGGCGTGGACTATGGCGTGGCCGACAGCGCCTTCAAGGAAGGCGCCCTGGCCATGATTCTCAACGGCCCCTGGGCGATTGGCGACTACAAGAAGGCCAACATTGACTTCGGTATTGCACCCATCCCCAACCCCCCCGGTGGTCAGCAGTGGCGTCCGTTTGTGGGGGTGCAGGGCGTGGCTATGAATGCTTACTCGCGTAACAAGACCGCAGCTGCCAACTTTGCCAAGCTGCTGGTGAGCACCCAGAACCAGATCGCCTTCAACAAAGCCGGTGGCCGTCTGCCGGTTTCTAAACAGGCCGTCCAGCAGCTGCGCAACGATCCGGTGGTGGCGGGCTTCTCGGCTACCATCGCTTTAGGTTCGCCCATGCCCAACATCCCCGAGATGGGTAAGGTGTGGGGGCCCTGGGGGAATGCCCTGTCGCAGGCCGTCCAGAAGTCGGACACCAACGTGGCTCAAATCGTGGCAGCCATGGTAGCAGAAATTAACCGGGGCCTTTCGGGCCGATAG
- the rdgB gene encoding RdgB/HAM1 family non-canonical purine NTP pyrophosphatase codes for MRMLIATSNPGKFREIKEGLAPLGWTLFSLLDYPFKMPPEEGSTFEDNAVLKAAYAAKHSGMPTLADDSGLEVLALGGEPGVYSARYGNKKTDMERNVYLLERLKGVPKALRKAKFVAVVVIAYPDGYMELYRGETEGEILEAPRGEWGFGYDPLFYLPEVGKTFAEMTLEQKAAHSHRGKALRMLVDAHKFGLPRKEQPLQE; via the coding sequence ATGCGCATGCTGATTGCTACGTCCAACCCAGGCAAGTTTCGCGAGATTAAAGAGGGGCTGGCGCCCCTGGGCTGGACGCTCTTTTCCCTGCTGGACTACCCCTTCAAAATGCCGCCCGAAGAAGGCTCTACCTTTGAGGATAACGCGGTGTTGAAAGCGGCCTATGCGGCCAAGCACAGTGGCATGCCCACCCTGGCTGACGACTCGGGCCTCGAGGTCCTGGCCCTGGGGGGGGAGCCTGGGGTGTACTCGGCCCGCTACGGCAACAAGAAAACCGACATGGAGCGCAATGTGTATTTGCTCGAGCGCCTCAAGGGAGTTCCTAAAGCTCTACGCAAAGCCAAATTTGTGGCCGTGGTGGTGATTGCCTACCCCGATGGCTACATGGAACTCTACCGGGGCGAGACCGAAGGGGAAATCCTCGAGGCCCCCAGGGGGGAGTGGGGTTTTGGCTACGACCCCCTGTTTTACCTGCCCGAGGTGGGCAAAACCTTCGCCGAGATGACCCTCGAGCAAAAAGCCGCCCACTCCCACCGGGGCAAAGCCCTACGAATGCTCGTGGATGCGCATAAGTTCGGATTGCCCCGCAAGGAACAGCCCCTACAGGAGTAG